In Lactuca sativa cultivar Salinas chromosome 5, Lsat_Salinas_v11, whole genome shotgun sequence, the DNA window AGTACACTATTAagtgatgaaaaatgaaaagtaaGATGTTATTTATAACAAAAAGATAAATGAAAGTTGAAAGTAGGTTGTTATCATCTTTTGTGGAGAAAGATATATAAAATCGAACCAAACGCTTCAAATTTGAACCATAATAATGAAAATATTCATcaaattttttataattttttttaagaaatatatTGTTGTATAACAAATACAAACCAGAATTCCAAAAATATTGTCTTTTACTTCAAAAAGACCCGCTTTTACAACTACATAAAAGCCACTTgacaaatttatttttaatttttcaaattaaaacGCATCCTCCAAtagaattattataaaaaaagatATTTATGCCTCAGTCCACTTACTtgtgaattgtcaaaaatacCTGACATATCTACTCCAGATACTATCTTGAGAAAAAAAATTCTTGTAGAATTTCAGAAAATAATAGATACCCCTTCAACTTTTTTTGCTGCACAAAATCTTTAAATACTAAATTCTTTTCCCCCTACCAACGATAGTCACGATGCTCGACAGTTTGAATATAATTGCTAGAATTAAATCCCAAAAAATACCATTATACCCATAGCTCTTTTTTTTAAACCATATCATCTTACATTTGATTATCTTCACTTATTctcattttaactttatttttccaGCGAGACCAACCCATGCACATATAAACATGTACAAAACTGTCAAATTTACATTTAACTAAAAACAGACCATTTTGCTCTTGCATTATTATTCTAAAGATAAGTGAAAGACATTTTTTATTTGAGAGAGCTATGTTTAGGCCTGTTTGCACTAACTTTAAGAATTTTTATTCCATTAAATATGAAAGAACCCTGAATGCATTATGATGAATATTTGATCGTTCTTTGTCTAGGAATAAATCTAGTAAgtcactttcatttattttgttaTTATAGCATCGTGCTTACAtttaaagtaggatgctataataaacaaattaatgaaagtatgttgctataaaagAGTGGTGTGTACCGATTCTTGTTCTAGCAGATTGATGTCTCTAATCTGCATCTGATGCGATCCCTTCAGCTTGTCAACTTCTTACATTAGCTATAATATTCAAACTTGAGgtgtataaatgtttttatgttagattaatatttatcaataatcaaattttgttataggGTTGCTTACGGATGCAACTATACACCTCGACTTCTTCCACTTTCCACCATTGGCCTGCAATTACAATTCCATCATCAATAACATATCCTAAAAAATCAGTCAAGAATATCTACCTAACAAACTGAAGAGCCATTTTGATATATGACATAAAAAGAATAGGAAATTAGAACAAAACGCCGATAGAACACCACGTTCTCATCAAATCTGAACCATATGTTATGAACATTCCTACTGTAGATATAGAGTTGCTTGCTGACGCAAGTTGAGAGCCAAAAAAGATGCAACAAATACCAGTCACATTAAATTCATGTATCTTTAAGCGATTGCGTTTAGAAATCATAATCTTCTAGTTTGAATGTGTGGGATTTTGAAGCTAGATTTTGGCCTAAAACTCGAGTCTGTTTAAAGCTTTAAATCAAGATGAAAATTTGAAAACGGGCTAAActaaaatgaaaatgaaactcaAATCAGTTTGGGCAATCAAACACataaattaaataatatcatAATAATGTCAAAATAAAACATGAATCAGGAAAACAAAGATCAAGAACGCGAGTGCTTCTAAGGAAAAGCTACTAACCATTCAATTTTTTATTTAGACCCATAATTAGCAGGGGGTACATATGATTTTATATACCTAAATGATGGTGAGAAAGTGATAGAGacgaagtggtggtgatggtggtgtacTTATTCAACTTTTAAATCTAAGGTAATGAAATGGATATGCAGAGTAGGAAAACGGCTACATATGGTGATGGAGATGGTGACGAGAGAGTGGGAGGCAGATTCATTTCAAggtttggtgtgtgtgtgtgtgagagagagagagagagacgatgACGACGACGAAGATCAATAAACAAGTTTCAATGGTGCAATTATGCAACGAAGGAAGGGTTTTTTCGGAGAAAGGACTATTATGATGGCACAATTGTGAGCATGGGTTTTTTGTAGGTGTTAGATGGATTCACTTAAAATTTCATCCACAAATTTTCTGTAAAATATGgttaatcataaaatttattGGCCTCATTATTTCCCTATTTCAAGAAAAAAACCCAAATCAAAAAACTTGAATAACCCCACAAAAAGGAACTTCGATAGGAAACTTTGGCAACGAATCACATTTTCACATATTCAAGGTTGGTGCGAGAAAATTATTTAACTTGTTAACAATTCTTAAAATGAATAAAGAAATATTCAATAACTCTGAAGAAAATAATTtagaagaaaaacaaattttaacTTATGTTGAAGATGAAGATGGCTTTCATGcaaatcttttaataaaacaagACCTTCTCTCTCGAGTTAAGAAAACagatttaaaaataaagaaagaaaacattttcaaaaatgttccttctaaacttagtattttaaatcctcttaaaaggaaaaatgaaaatttctacTTTGTTAGTACTAAAGAAATGTCCGTAGACATAAAAGATACAATAGGAGCTGTCTTTCTACCCCTTTTAACTAAGGAACAAATAAACAATAACTTAAAAAGTATTCCAGTTGAAATTAGATCAAAAATTAGAATGGTCCATATCGGAGCTGTATAAATTTTGATAAAATCCCAATTCCAAGCAGGAATAAATTCTCCCATAAAAATGGCTTTAATTGACAACAGAATTACTGACAGACAGGACTGCATCTTAGGTGCTGCAAAGGGAAACCTTGCTTACCAAAAGTTTATGTTTTCAGTCTATCCAAAATTTGCTCTGGATTTAAAATCTGCAAATGTAGATAAAACCTTATCTTTTATACATCACTTTGAAAGAAGTGACCTTATGAGCCCAGGTGATAAACCATTCACCATAACCTATCTCATAGGATATGCCTTGACCAACAGTCACCATAGCATAGACTATAAGAAAGACGAGTACATCGAACTTGATGATGTCTTTTCAGAAATAGGTCATGTCAAAGATAAACAATTATGTGACATAAATCCTCAAGAAAACTCTTGGGTGTTAAATATAGCTAGAAATAAAAAAGCTCTAGGAGAAACTCTTAGACCAAGAATTTCAATGGATTCACTCCACATAGGAGAAAGCTCGAAAAGAAAAGATAGTAACTTAATAAGAAACATGTCTTTAAAAATTGATAGTCTACGCCAGAATATCAAACAAATCACTGAGATTATAAATGAGTAATAAAATTGATTTTCCTCATTTCTATAAAAAAGGTAAAACAGTCAAAATTAAAACTCTTGACAATAATACTGAAAAGAAAGAATACATTTTCTCTACTTCTGGAAAAGCTAGTATTCAAACAATTGTAAATCATTGCAATAATCTCAACCAGATCATTGCAAGATGTCtcttaaaaacttcaaaaataagcCATTATCTTGGTATTTCAAAAGATATTTCTAAAGatatatatttcaaaaaataaaataccttttaaccAATTTAAAAACAATTTAGCCTTTCTGGTTAAAAACAATCTTGataaaaatgattttgaaaaattcTTCGAAGTTATtgaaatacaaaataaattaacTATCAAGTTAACCCAGTCTATTGACAAACATTATATTCTTTTAGAAAACTCTTTAAAAAACAACCAATTTGTTGAAGAAGTCGCCAAAAAGGCAAATATTGAGGGCACTCTTAAAGAAACCAAACTTaagatcactaatatacatgatcaGTTAAAACAACTCATAGGATGACCTCGATACCCGAGCTCAATAGATCAATCAACCTCCTTAACAAAAAAATAGATGGGCTGATTATAAACTTGGACTTAACAGTCAATAAATACGTAACCATTACCCAGTTGGAAGTAGTATCTGCAAAAATTATTGCAGACATTACTAAGGAGTTATCTGAAAAGATTGACTCTTTCCCTTGTAATAAAGACATTCTTGAGCACATCAAGAATATCTCCATCATATAACAAAATACCAAGCCTGGAAAATATTCAGGTCTTAAGAAATACTCACCTCCCAATCCTAGTATTGGAAACCCTAACTTAGGAAGCTCAAAAAATTCCCAGAAAATTGACATTTTCAGGAAAGAgtaaaaatgaaagaaacaatCTCTGAGCAACTTGAGAAATATTTCTTTAACCTTCAATATGAAGATTATGATGAGGCTGACCAAAAACGTATTCAGCTTTTATCTTTAGAAACTGAAGAATGTGAAGAATTGTATCAAAAAGAACCCAAACTTTTTGATCAATATTTTAGAATGACTAAAATAAATGAACCTGATACTGAATCAGAACAAGAagataattttaaaacaaatacaaAGACTGTTAAGTTCGAATATTCAGATATGGAAGATGATGAAGCAGGATCTTCTTATACAACCACAAGAAGAGGCAATAAAAAGAAATATGAGTTCAAAATGCCTGTCCACAATGGTATTCCAAATAGTGGTCAAGGACCCAATACGATCAATGTACTCAATATTGATTGTATCCAAGATCTAAAACTCAGAGAAAGAGTTGTAGAAAAATGGGTTACTGAGATTTCACTAATCTTACAGACAAACCCGGATGAATTTGTTTTTCCATTAAGAAGAGGAGTAGCTGtctcctttattatgctttttagcAAAGCATCAGCTTTCAACGGATTTGTTGATTCTTTACCAGGTGCCGTTTGCATTGGAATAGCCTTTGTTTTTGAGTTTTCGCTTTCCGGTACATTGGTGACCGTTGTTACTTGTTCATACAAGTTGATTTTCTGCTCAATTGCAGATAGCTCTATGAGGATTATTTGTTTCTTTATCCTCAAAGTGTTGAGGTCTTCCATTTTTGTAAACTCAATTTTTGTTTACTTTTCTCTCTAATCTCGTGTGTTTGTGTTTATCGGTCCTAAATCTTGATTCTCTCTCCATATCTTTCCATATCTAGGTAAGAATAAATCAA includes these proteins:
- the LOC128126175 gene encoding uncharacterized protein LOC128126175 gives rise to the protein MALIDNRITDRQDCILGAAKGNLAYQKFMFSVYPKFALDLKSANVDKTLSFIHHFERSDLMSPGDKPFTITYLIGYALTNSHHSIDYKKDEYIELDDVFSEIGHVKDKQLCDINPQENSWVLNIARNKKALGETLRPRISMDSLHIGESSKRKDSNLIRNMSLKIDSLRQNIKQITEIINE